One region of Vitis vinifera cultivar Pinot Noir 40024 chromosome 1, ASM3070453v1 genomic DNA includes:
- the LOC100245641 gene encoding uncharacterized protein LOC100245641 gives MKAPALAHHHHLLSATRIPRTNLRPRTATPTSTIRMSLQENAPSLAVVGVTGAVGQEFLSVLSDRGFPYRSIKMLASKRSAGKHLTFEDNDYVIEELTADSFDGIDIALFSAGGSISKQFGPIAVDRGSIVVDNSSAFRMDENVPLVIPEVNPDAMKHIKLGSGKGALIANPNCSTIICLMAATPLHRCAKVVRMVVSTYQAASGAGAAAMEELELQTREVLEGKQPTCKIFKQQYAFNLFSHNAPVLPNGYNEEEMKLVKETRKIWNDMNVKVTATCIRVPVMRAHAESVNLQFENPLDEDKARDILKNAPGVVVIDERPSNNFPTPLEVSNKDDVAVGRIRRDVSQDGNFGLDIFVCGDQIRKGAALNAIQIAEMLL, from the exons ATGAAGGCACCAGCTCTCGCCCACCATCACCACCTCCTCTCTGCAACTCGCATTCCTAGGACCAACCTCAGACCCCGTACCGCCACCCCCACTTCCACCATCCGCATGTCCCTCCAAGAAAATGCCCCCTCCCTTGCTGTAGTAGGCGTTACCGGCGCCGTCGGTCAGGAGTTCCTCTCCGTCCTGTCCGACCGCGGCTTCCCATATCGATCCATCAAAATGCTGGCCTCCAAGCGCTCCGCCGGCAAACACCTCACTTTCGAGGACAACGACTACGTTATTGAGGAACTCACCGCTGATAGCTTCGACGGCATCGACATCGCTCTCTTTAGCGCCGGAGGCTCCATCAGTAAACAGTTTGGTCCGATTGCGGTTGATCGGGGCTCCATTGTTGTTGATAACAGTTCGGCATTTAGGATGGATGAGAACGTGCCGCTTGTTATTCCAGAAGTGAATCCGGATGCAATGAAGCATATTAAGCTCGGGAGTGGAAAGGGGGCGCTTATTGCCAACCCCAATTGTTCTACTATTATATGCCTTATGGCTGCCACGCCCCTTCATCGGTGCGCCAAG GTAGTACGCATGGTTGTCAGCACATATCAGGCAGCTAGTGGTGCTGGTGCTGCTGCAATGGAGGAGCTTGAACTGCAAACTCGTGAG GTCTTGGAGGGAAAACAACCaacttgtaaaattttcaagcaACAG TATGCTTTTAATCTCTTTTCACACAATGCACCTGTTCTTCCAAATGGGTACAATGAAGAGGAAATGAAATTAGTAAAAGAGACAAGGAAAATCTGG AATGACATGAATGTTAAAGTGACTGCCACATGCATACGGGTCCCTGTTATGCGTGCGCATGCTGAGAGTGTTAATCTCCAGTTTGAGAATCCCCTTGATGAG GATAAAGCAAGGGATATCCTGAAGAACGCTCCTGGTGTGGTGGTTATTGATGAGCGGCCATCCAATAACTTTCCTACCCCATTAGAGGTATCAAACAAAGATGATGTTGCAGTAGGCAGGATACGCCGTGATGTTTCTCAGGATGGAAATTTTGG GCTGGACATCTTTGTCTGTGGTGATCAAATACGCAAGGGGGCTGCACTTAATGCCATCCAGATTGCCGAGATGTTGCTGTAG